Proteins from a single region of Paenibacillus sp. BIHB 4019:
- the ssb gene encoding single-stranded DNA-binding protein — protein sequence MLNRVILIGRLTRDPELRYTPAGVAVAQFTIAVDRPFTSGQGEREADFIPVVTWRQLAETCANYLRKGRLTAVEGRIQVRNYENNEGKRVYVTEVIADNVRFLESNKDAGGAREESGAMGGGSGSFGGGSSYGNGGGGGGGYNSNNNSNNNSGRSSNNSRNDNRDPFSDDGRPIDISEDDLPF from the coding sequence ATGTTGAATCGTGTAATACTTATTGGTAGATTGACGAGAGACCCTGAATTGCGTTACACGCCTGCTGGCGTTGCAGTAGCGCAATTTACAATAGCAGTTGACCGTCCGTTTACGAGCGGTCAGGGCGAGCGTGAAGCGGATTTCATTCCGGTAGTCACGTGGCGCCAGCTAGCCGAGACATGCGCCAACTACTTGCGCAAAGGCCGCTTAACGGCGGTTGAAGGTCGTATTCAGGTTCGGAACTACGAGAACAACGAAGGCAAGCGCGTCTATGTGACGGAAGTAATCGCTGACAACGTCCGTTTCTTGGAATCCAACAAGGATGCGGGCGGAGCGCGTGAAGAGAGCGGTGCCATGGGCGGCGGAAGCGGTTCTTTCGGAGGCGGTTCTTCCTACGGTAACGGTGGAGGAGGCGGAGGCGGCTATAACAGCAACAACAACAGTAATAACAATAGCGGCCGCTCCAGTAACAACTCACGTAACGACAACCGTGATCCGTTCTCGGATGATGGTCGACCGATCGATATATCTGAGGATGATTTGCCATTTTAA
- a CDS encoding MFS transporter, with protein MHSVTAKQHPSSASFIRLYVLAFFFFAANSALTIILPLRSEAVGMNQAEIGLIMGAYMFTCMLLRPFAAQLIGRFGPLSVMKWLLCAHAVLLLLYTVSGTEQYLWLRALQGAITAFFSMTMQVGIVESLENKDRAQGLSMYTLFTMVPSLIIPIAALQIWQSSSELLFALLMIVLAAGPLLIFYRTALPKRTLQDKTYTLRDMAASLGTIWQSPPMLISSIVMLLASCVFGATATFLPLFMLAAGSGDAGVYLTIQGLVVIACRFILRKKIPSNGSWNTWLMAGMLLSAALGSQLLAMLDIVGAFVYVSAVCNGFAVALLYPTLTTYLSFILPEKSRYVLMAIFLSSYDLGFSLGGFAMGILLQSSSYPAMFTCCTLLSLAAALIIILSKRTMEAKPAP; from the coding sequence TTGCATTCTGTAACGGCGAAGCAGCATCCGTCCTCTGCTTCCTTTATTCGCTTGTATGTTTTGGCCTTTTTCTTTTTCGCCGCCAATTCCGCTTTAACGATTATTTTGCCGCTCCGAAGCGAGGCGGTGGGGATGAATCAGGCGGAGATTGGTTTAATTATGGGGGCCTATATGTTTACCTGCATGCTCCTTAGACCTTTTGCCGCACAGCTAATTGGCCGTTTTGGCCCGCTTTCCGTTATGAAATGGCTGCTTTGCGCCCATGCTGTACTCCTTCTCCTTTATACCGTTAGCGGAACGGAGCAATACCTATGGCTTAGAGCTCTGCAGGGAGCTATAACCGCTTTCTTTTCCATGACGATGCAGGTAGGAATCGTGGAATCGTTGGAAAATAAAGATCGGGCCCAGGGGCTATCCATGTATACCTTGTTTACGATGGTCCCGTCACTCATAATCCCGATTGCCGCTTTACAAATATGGCAAAGCAGCAGCGAGCTGTTATTCGCCCTGTTGATGATCGTACTGGCTGCCGGCCCTCTGCTCATTTTCTATCGCACGGCACTTCCGAAACGGACCTTGCAGGATAAAACCTATACGCTCCGCGATATGGCAGCGTCACTCGGTACGATTTGGCAAAGCCCGCCCATGCTCATTAGCAGCATCGTTATGCTGCTGGCCTCCTGCGTGTTTGGAGCAACTGCTACCTTTCTTCCGCTATTTATGCTTGCCGCCGGCTCAGGGGATGCAGGCGTATATTTAACGATACAGGGCCTGGTCGTTATCGCCTGCCGCTTTATTTTGCGCAAAAAAATCCCGTCCAATGGCAGCTGGAATACGTGGCTCATGGCCGGGATGCTGTTGTCTGCTGCGCTTGGGAGCCAGTTGCTAGCCATGCTGGACATTGTAGGCGCCTTTGTATATGTATCAGCCGTATGTAATGGCTTCGCCGTGGCGCTGCTCTATCCGACGCTGACGACCTATCTCTCCTTTATTTTGCCAGAGAAAAGCCGCTATGTGCTGATGGCGATTTTTTTATCGTCCTACGATCTCGGTTTTTCGCTTGGCGGATTCGCCATGGGCATTCTACTGCAAAGCAGCTCCTACCCTGCCATGTTTACTTGCTGTACGCTATTATCCTTAGCAGCGGCACTTATAATTATTCTGTCCAAAAGAACGATGGAAGCAAAGCCAGCCCCTTAA
- a CDS encoding metal-sensing transcriptional repressor, with the protein MEQDHTQTHTHTHTHEHKHRKQIINRLARIEGHVRSVKEMTADGRDCSDILLQIAAVRKALDNAAKLLLKDHLESCVVDAIHHGEKKTLEDLNKALEHFIR; encoded by the coding sequence TTGGAGCAGGATCATACACAGACGCACACGCATACACATACGCATGAGCATAAGCATCGCAAACAAATTATTAATCGATTGGCCCGTATTGAGGGACATGTTCGATCCGTGAAGGAAATGACGGCTGACGGACGTGACTGCTCTGATATTTTGCTGCAGATTGCAGCGGTGCGCAAGGCGCTCGATAATGCGGCCAAGCTGCTGCTGAAGGATCATCTGGAAAGCTGTGTGGTGGATGCCATTCACCATGGGGAGAAGAAGACGCTGGAGGATTTGAATAAGGCGCTGGAGCATTTTATACGCTAG
- a CDS encoding MFS transporter, with product MSNTLKIYLLALISFLVGTSEYVIAGILDKISEDIGVSVSAAGQLITFFSLTYALGTPILMALTGRIERRKLLLYAMVVFVLGNLLAIALPGFGLFIAARIIMALGAGVVVVTSLTLAAKMAAPGKQASAIATVVTGFTAALIIGIPIGRMVAASYDWKSVFGGIGVLGLLAIIMIVFAIPRYDGEPSVPLREQLALLKTPKIAAALGVTFLWIVGYSIPYTYISPYLLQVTAMSENTLSIALFGFGVASLIGSKLGGYSTDRWGVKRTLMGGMLVHAAALLLISFSASSSAIVFPLLMLWSFAAWSSGPTQQYNLLTLAPSASSIMLSLNTSVLQLAMAVGASAGGLIVAKVSLPSITWIGAFGVLLAVVLIVLSRKLTSNREPATVPSVAPQA from the coding sequence CTGTCGAACACATTGAAAATTTATTTGCTTGCCTTAATTAGTTTTTTGGTTGGAACGTCGGAATATGTCATTGCGGGGATACTGGATAAAATTTCGGAGGATATTGGCGTATCGGTCAGTGCCGCCGGCCAGCTCATTACCTTTTTCTCGCTTACTTATGCGCTTGGCACACCTATTCTGATGGCCCTGACAGGACGGATTGAACGGCGCAAGCTGCTGCTTTACGCAATGGTTGTCTTTGTGCTTGGCAACTTGCTTGCCATTGCTCTGCCAGGCTTCGGCTTGTTCATCGCCGCCCGCATCATTATGGCGCTTGGAGCAGGCGTCGTCGTCGTAACCTCGCTAACGCTTGCTGCAAAAATGGCCGCGCCCGGCAAACAGGCCAGCGCAATCGCCACCGTCGTCACCGGGTTTACTGCCGCGCTAATCATCGGCATTCCGATCGGACGTATGGTAGCCGCATCTTATGACTGGAAAAGCGTTTTCGGTGGCATTGGCGTGCTCGGACTGCTTGCCATCATTATGATTGTCTTTGCCATTCCGCGATACGATGGCGAGCCTTCTGTACCGCTGCGCGAGCAGCTAGCCTTGCTCAAAACACCAAAAATTGCTGCTGCTTTAGGCGTCACTTTTTTATGGATCGTCGGCTACTCGATTCCTTATACGTATATATCGCCCTACCTCCTGCAAGTGACCGCTATGAGCGAAAATACACTAAGCATCGCCTTGTTCGGATTTGGAGTAGCCAGCCTGATCGGCTCCAAGCTAGGCGGCTACAGCACAGACAGATGGGGCGTGAAGCGTACGTTAATGGGTGGCATGCTCGTTCATGCCGCTGCCCTGCTGCTCATTTCCTTCAGTGCCAGCTCCTCGGCTATTGTTTTCCCGCTGCTTATGCTGTGGTCATTTGCCGCTTGGTCATCCGGGCCTACACAGCAATACAATTTGCTGACGCTTGCGCCAAGCGCATCAAGCATTATGCTGAGCCTGAACACTTCCGTGCTGCAGCTCGCTATGGCAGTTGGGGCAAGCGCAGGCGGACTAATCGTCGCCAAAGTCTCCTTGCCTAGCATTACGTGGATTGGCGCATTCGGCGTCTTGCTCGCGGTAGTTCTTATTGTCCTTTCACGCAAGCTGACCAGCAACCGCGAGCCAGCAACCGTTCCTAGCGTCGCTCCACAGGCTTGA
- a CDS encoding MATE family efflux transporter: protein MLEAQQAGMTTRRQKIKIILALAVPTMIENFLLTIVGFIDTLFVSRIGLNEVAAVGVGNTVIAVYIALFTALGIGTSSLIARAVGAGDFTKAKAIARQSTWISAFAGLALGIVSLFFAEPILHLMGAAPDVLAQGVIYFQIVAVPSLFISLMAIFGSILRSAGNTRAPMIVGIWVNLIHIVLDYVLIFGIGGWEGWGIAGAGWATSIVRVIGTVVLYKYIQQSKLSFSLFKKQSSQNYTYPLLNLSLPAAAERLIMRVGQMFYLGLVIRISTEVYAAHLIAGNVIALSYLPGYGLAVAATTLVGQQLGAGRTRDSYEYGLLTAWIAVVFMTIIGIVFWLGSGIAASWFTEDIVIVEMVRTALGIDAFAQPFLAMSLVLAGALQGAGDTKSPMYSTIIGIWGIRVLGIYVLCLHFQMGIAGVWLVSAIDQLVRSIYLMQRFKSRMNAKQTIAQVE from the coding sequence ATGCTGGAAGCTCAACAGGCCGGAATGACAACACGGCGGCAAAAAATAAAAATCATATTGGCGCTTGCTGTGCCGACAATGATTGAGAACTTTTTGCTCACGATAGTTGGATTTATCGATACATTATTTGTTTCTAGAATCGGTCTGAATGAAGTAGCTGCCGTTGGGGTGGGCAACACGGTTATAGCGGTCTATATTGCGTTATTTACGGCTTTAGGAATTGGCACCTCTTCACTAATAGCCAGAGCAGTAGGCGCCGGGGATTTCACTAAGGCTAAGGCCATTGCCAGGCAGTCGACATGGATATCGGCGTTTGCAGGCTTAGCATTAGGCATTGTAAGCTTATTTTTTGCGGAGCCCATTTTGCATTTAATGGGAGCAGCGCCAGATGTTTTGGCACAAGGCGTTATTTATTTTCAAATTGTTGCGGTGCCTTCCTTGTTTATATCGCTTATGGCGATCTTCGGCAGCATTTTGCGTTCTGCGGGCAATACAAGAGCGCCGATGATTGTTGGCATATGGGTCAATCTCATTCATATCGTGTTGGATTATGTACTCATATTCGGCATTGGCGGCTGGGAAGGCTGGGGAATTGCCGGAGCAGGCTGGGCGACGTCCATAGTCCGCGTCATTGGAACTGTGGTGTTGTACAAATACATACAGCAATCGAAGCTTTCTTTTTCCCTATTTAAAAAACAATCTTCTCAGAACTATACATATCCGCTATTAAATTTATCGTTGCCGGCTGCAGCAGAACGGCTGATTATGCGTGTCGGACAAATGTTTTATTTGGGCCTCGTCATTCGAATAAGCACCGAAGTATACGCTGCGCATTTAATAGCAGGCAATGTGATTGCGCTGTCTTATCTGCCTGGTTATGGCTTGGCAGTAGCAGCTACAACGCTGGTTGGCCAGCAGCTGGGGGCGGGGCGAACGCGGGATAGCTATGAATATGGGCTGCTGACGGCATGGATAGCCGTAGTGTTCATGACCATAATCGGCATCGTTTTCTGGCTTGGCTCAGGAATAGCGGCAAGCTGGTTTACGGAAGATATCGTCATCGTTGAAATGGTCCGTACTGCGCTCGGCATTGATGCATTTGCCCAGCCGTTTCTGGCGATGAGTCTAGTCCTTGCAGGCGCTCTTCAAGGGGCGGGTGACACGAAGAGTCCAATGTATAGTACAATCATTGGTATATGGGGAATACGAGTGCTGGGCATTTATGTGCTGTGCTTGCATTTTCAGATGGGCATCGCAGGCGTCTGGCTGGTCAGCGCGATTGATCAACTGGTGCGCTCCATTTATTTGATGCAGCGCTTTAAGTCTCGGATGAATGCGAAACAGACGATCGCTCAAGTCGAGTAG
- the rpsR gene encoding 30S ribosomal protein S18, whose protein sequence is MSFKPRDGGDGERPERKFGGRKGGRNKRRKVCFFTVNKITKVDYKDTDLLKKFISERGKILPRRVTGTSAKYQRLLTVAIKRSRQVALLPYTTE, encoded by the coding sequence ATGAGCTTTAAGCCAAGAGATGGCGGAGACGGAGAGCGTCCAGAACGCAAATTCGGCGGCCGCAAAGGCGGACGTAACAAACGCCGTAAAGTTTGCTTCTTCACCGTGAACAAAATCACTAAAGTTGATTATAAAGACACGGACCTGCTTAAAAAGTTTATCAGCGAGCGCGGCAAAATTTTGCCACGTCGTGTAACTGGAACAAGCGCGAAGTACCAACGCCTGCTGACTGTTGCGATCAAACGTTCGCGTCAAGTAGCATTGCTGCCGTACACAACTGAATAG
- the modB gene encoding molybdate ABC transporter permease subunit: MIGAGIDWPAFWTPIRLSLQVALLSSVVTLLLGVLIARWMSKAKFKGKLLLETLFMLPLVLPPTVVGFLLLVLLGRRGWMGKLIEWVFHAPVIFTWWAAVIASIVVAFPLVYQTMKVGFSGVDHNLEDAGRSMGGNEWQIFRYITLPLVWPSLISAYILGFARAIGEFGATLMIAGNIPGVTQTVPTAIYVAVDGGNMAMAWAWTIAIVLISFLMLALTRRKSE, translated from the coding sequence ATGATTGGGGCAGGCATAGATTGGCCCGCATTTTGGACGCCGATCCGGCTTTCTCTACAGGTTGCCTTACTATCGAGTGTCGTAACCCTTTTGCTAGGGGTCCTTATTGCAAGATGGATGTCAAAAGCAAAGTTCAAAGGCAAGCTGCTGCTTGAGACGCTATTTATGCTGCCGCTTGTACTGCCGCCGACGGTCGTTGGTTTTCTGCTGCTTGTGCTGCTCGGCCGCAGAGGCTGGATGGGCAAGCTGATCGAGTGGGTGTTTCATGCTCCAGTCATTTTCACCTGGTGGGCGGCGGTTATCGCCTCCATAGTCGTTGCCTTCCCCCTCGTCTACCAGACGATGAAGGTTGGCTTTTCCGGGGTCGATCATAATCTAGAGGATGCAGGCCGCTCTATGGGCGGCAATGAATGGCAGATTTTTCGCTACATTACGCTGCCGCTTGTTTGGCCTTCACTCATCAGCGCTTATATACTCGGCTTCGCCAGAGCGATCGGCGAGTTCGGTGCAACACTTATGATTGCTGGCAATATTCCGGGTGTTACCCAGACAGTGCCAACCGCGATCTACGTCGCTGTAGACGGAGGCAACATGGCGATGGCTTGGGCATGGACGATTGCCATCGTTCTCATTTCCTTCCTTATGCTGGCACTCACCCGAAGGAAGAGCGAATAG
- the rpsF gene encoding 30S ribosomal protein S6 — MRKYEVMYIVRPDVEQEALQAVVEKFNGIISNGGEVTKQDVSGKRRLAYEINKIREGYYVLVHFNGTTEVVNELDRILKITDEIIRFLVVRDVA; from the coding sequence ATGCGCAAATACGAAGTGATGTACATTGTTCGTCCTGATGTTGAGCAAGAAGCTCTTCAAGCTGTCGTTGAGAAATTTAATGGCATCATCTCCAATGGTGGAGAAGTTACGAAACAAGATGTTAGCGGTAAACGCCGTCTTGCGTATGAGATCAACAAGATTCGTGAGGGATACTACGTTCTGGTTCATTTCAACGGAACTACGGAAGTCGTTAACGAACTTGACCGTATCCTGAAGATTACGGATGAAATTATCCGCTTCTTGGTCGTCAGAGACGTAGCTTAG
- a CDS encoding metalloregulator ArsR/SmtB family transcription factor, with translation MEEQEAIQAAVKVYKALGEPTRFKIAQLLAKQPDQCCSTLGQQLEMVASSTLSHHLKQLSECGLLKMRKEGTFIYYSPDMDVIQKYAPYLLV, from the coding sequence ATGGAGGAGCAGGAAGCCATTCAAGCAGCCGTTAAAGTTTATAAAGCGCTCGGAGAACCGACCCGCTTCAAAATCGCCCAACTGCTTGCCAAGCAGCCTGATCAATGCTGCAGCACGCTTGGACAGCAATTAGAGATGGTTGCAAGCTCTACGCTTTCCCATCATTTGAAGCAGCTATCAGAATGCGGCCTGTTAAAAATGCGCAAGGAAGGCACGTTTATTTACTACAGCCCGGATATGGACGTAATACAGAAATACGCTCCTTATTTGCTGGTGTAA
- a CDS encoding YjzC family protein: MGEGTLFSAGDKAPNDGTYIEDGVNSFHQGIQNPQKVKLSKGQRFPDNTNHERKWKRMGH; the protein is encoded by the coding sequence ATGGGCGAAGGAACGTTGTTTTCCGCTGGCGATAAGGCGCCGAATGATGGCACGTACATCGAGGATGGCGTCAATTCCTTTCACCAAGGCATTCAAAATCCGCAGAAGGTGAAACTGAGCAAAGGCCAGCGCTTCCCGGACAACACGAACCATGAACGCAAATGGAAGCGAATGGGCCACTAA